In Lemur catta isolate mLemCat1 chromosome 1, mLemCat1.pri, whole genome shotgun sequence, one DNA window encodes the following:
- the CCDC54 gene encoding coiled-coil domain-containing protein 54 gives MYKPHTKRVKAAAVQMWTSNLCKIRQSLKNVYHKCKIWHPYPSYDCDQDDISSDEEMNLTIMLQDVRTTQIKLLSRMTDVVGAISKIQGKIDCYQKQMEVLETRMDVKEDKQSTATKDILSMKDDIEVLTKKVTELENWNSCSSIHCLEVLDREKGKEIIELLHKLIQPETLKNTSASKDSEIPSAGPEKVPSYPKPTEHLEEKTISPKSKTLEKNNHQNVSRRFKKTKSNIYIYPDFGTWIKLTFVHGGKWTFFLSATKLEEFIQWLLSRPPILPEEPQSITQRPCPFAGPIVSLTTICLSVFNYIYCLFGFSKEEITRL, from the coding sequence ATGTACAAACCTCACACCAAAAGGGTAAAAGCTGCTGCTGTGCAGATGTGGACTTCAAATCTCTGCAAGATCAGACaatctcttaaaaatgtttaccATAAATGTAAGATTTGGCACCCATATCCATCCTATGACTGTGATCAAGATGACATTAGTTCCGATGAAGAAATGAATCTTACAATAATGCTTCAAGATGTTAGAACTACCCAAATTAAACTCCTCAGCCGAATGACTGACGTTGTGGGTGCAATATCAAAAATCCAGGGAAAAATTGACTGTTATCAGAAGCAGATGGAAGTACTGGAAACCAGAATGGATGTTAAGGAAGACAAACAATCCACAGCAACTAAAGATATCCTCTCTATGAAAGATGACATTGAGGTTTTAACGAAGAAGGTAACAGAACTGGAAAACTGGAATTCTTGCTCCAGCATACATTGTTTAGAAGTTCTAGACAGAGAAAAGGGTAAAGAAATCATAGAATTGCTTCACAAACTCATACAACCAGAAACTCTAAAGAACACATCAGCCTCCAAGGACTCTGAAATCCCTTCAGCAGGACCAGAGAAAGTGCCCAGTTATCCAAAGCCCACTGAGCATCTTGAGGAAAAAACAATTTCTCCCAAAAGTAAAACTCTAGAGAAAAATAACCATCAAAATGTATCAAGAAGgtttaaaaagacaaagtcaaatatttacatttaccCAGACTTTGGTACATGGATCAAGTTAACTTTTGTTCATGGAGGGAAGTGGACCTTTTTCCTCAGTGCTACCAAGTTGGAAGAATTCATCCAGTGGCTTCTTTCAAGACCACCCATTCTTCCTGAGGAGCCACAGTCCATAACCCAGAGACCTTGCCCATTCGCTGGACCTATTGTAAGCTTGACCACAATCTGTCTCTCTGTTTTCAACTATATTTACTGCCTTTTtggtttctcaaaagaagaaataactcGACTCTAG